One stretch of Janibacter limosus DNA includes these proteins:
- a CDS encoding GNAT family N-acetyltransferase, translating to MTTSPFRAQHIGTEGADYTVARATREDVADIVALLHDDEIGAGREGVDLAPYLAAFDEVDVDPQQLLAIVRDEGGAAAGTLQLTFIPGLSRGGAKRLVVEGVRVHSSTRGSGLGAALMEWAQEQGRSRGATLVQLTSDKRRTDAHRFYERLGYEATHEGFKLDL from the coding sequence GTGACCACCTCACCCTTCCGCGCCCAACACATAGGGACCGAGGGCGCCGACTACACCGTCGCCCGCGCCACCCGCGAGGACGTCGCCGACATCGTGGCCCTGTTGCACGACGACGAGATCGGTGCGGGTCGCGAAGGCGTCGACCTCGCGCCCTACCTCGCAGCCTTCGACGAGGTCGACGTCGACCCGCAGCAACTCCTGGCGATCGTCCGGGACGAAGGGGGTGCTGCCGCCGGCACCCTCCAGCTCACCTTCATCCCCGGCCTCTCCCGCGGAGGCGCCAAGCGCCTGGTCGTCGAGGGTGTGCGCGTCCACTCCAGCACCCGCGGCAGCGGCCTGGGCGCGGCGCTCATGGAGTGGGCGCAGGAGCAGGGGCGATCGCGCGGGGCGACGCTGGTGCAGCTCACGAGTGACAAGCGGCGGACCGACGCACACCGCTTCTACGAGCGGCTGGGCTACGAGGCGACGCACGAGGGGTTCAAGCTCGACCTCTGA
- the folP gene encoding dihydropteroate synthase gives MRLGRHTFADDAMLVMAIVNRTPDSFYDKGATFAEDKAMERVDLVVEQGADIVDIGGVKAAPGGEVDVAEEIDRVVGLVARVHEAHPQLVISVDTWRAEVGEAVCAAGADVLNDAWGGADPTLVDVAARHDAAIICTHTGGVEPRTRPFRTGFERDVMAEVLDGVLGYAERALAAGVARESIVIDPAHDFGKNTHHTLEVTRRLDEMVDTGWPVLVSLSNKDFVGETLDKPVDQRLIGTLATTAVSAWLGARIYRVHEAAETRQVLDMVATLRGERPPARTIRGLA, from the coding sequence ATGAGGCTCGGCCGACACACCTTCGCCGACGACGCGATGCTCGTCATGGCGATCGTCAACCGCACCCCCGACTCCTTCTACGACAAGGGGGCGACCTTCGCCGAGGACAAGGCGATGGAGCGCGTCGACCTCGTCGTCGAGCAGGGCGCTGACATCGTCGACATCGGCGGGGTCAAGGCTGCTCCCGGTGGCGAGGTCGACGTCGCCGAGGAGATCGACCGCGTCGTCGGGCTCGTCGCGCGCGTGCACGAGGCGCACCCGCAGCTCGTCATCTCTGTCGACACCTGGCGGGCAGAGGTCGGCGAAGCCGTCTGTGCCGCAGGCGCGGACGTCCTCAACGACGCCTGGGGCGGCGCCGACCCCACCCTCGTCGACGTCGCGGCCCGCCACGACGCGGCCATCATCTGCACCCACACCGGCGGGGTGGAGCCGCGCACCCGACCCTTCCGCACCGGCTTCGAGCGGGACGTCATGGCCGAGGTCCTCGACGGCGTCCTCGGGTACGCCGAGCGGGCCCTCGCGGCCGGCGTCGCGCGCGAGTCGATCGTCATCGACCCGGCTCACGACTTCGGCAAGAACACCCACCACACCCTCGAGGTGACCCGCCGTCTCGACGAGATGGTCGACACCGGCTGGCCGGTCCTGGTCTCGTTGTCCAACAAGGACTTCGTCGGCGAGACCCTCGACAAGCCGGTCGACCAGCGCCTCATCGGCACGCTGGCCACGACCGCGGTCTCCGCTTGGCTCGGTGCGCGGATCTACCGCGTGCACGAGGCTGCCGAGACCCGGCAGGTCCTCGACATGGTGGCCACGCTGCGCGGCGAACGTCCGCCGGCCCGCACGATCCGAGGACTCGCATGA
- a CDS encoding acyl-CoA dehydrogenase family protein — translation MPATRLMPTEIGDDLIELTRSICDKSLRPQVDEVEARAATEEVFPGEVFRTLGRAGLLSLPYPEELGGGGQPYEVYLQVVEEIASAWGAVGVGVSVHSLTAYAVHTFGSQEQQEALLPDMLSGETLGAYALSEPLAGSDIGAMTTRATRDGDAWRIRGRKAWISHAGHADYYTSFVRTSDDGGRGVSCFVVPGDAPGLSYGAPERKMGLHGDTVREVIYDDVPVTDDRQIGDLGRGVPMALAGLDTGRLGIAAVATGLAQAALDVAARYANEREQFGRTIASNQGLAFLLADMEAAVTSARATYLHAARLRDAGRPYGKEAAVAKLIATDASMRVTTDAIQVLGGAGYTQDFPVERYFREAKVTQIFEGTNQIQRLVISRHLLAGL, via the coding sequence ATGCCAGCAACCAGGCTCATGCCCACCGAGATCGGCGACGACCTCATCGAGCTCACCCGATCGATCTGCGACAAGTCCCTGCGACCCCAGGTCGACGAGGTCGAGGCGCGCGCCGCGACGGAGGAGGTCTTCCCCGGCGAGGTCTTCCGCACCCTCGGCCGCGCCGGCCTGCTGTCGCTGCCCTACCCCGAGGAGCTCGGCGGCGGGGGCCAGCCCTACGAGGTCTACCTGCAGGTCGTCGAGGAGATCGCCTCGGCGTGGGGCGCGGTCGGCGTCGGCGTCTCGGTGCACTCCCTCACCGCCTACGCGGTGCACACCTTCGGCAGCCAGGAGCAGCAGGAGGCGCTGCTGCCGGACATGCTCTCCGGCGAGACCCTCGGCGCCTACGCCCTCTCCGAGCCGCTCGCCGGCTCGGACATCGGCGCGATGACGACCCGCGCCACCCGCGACGGCGACGCCTGGCGCATCCGTGGGCGCAAGGCGTGGATCTCGCACGCCGGTCACGCCGACTACTACACGAGCTTCGTGCGCACGAGCGACGACGGCGGCCGCGGGGTCAGCTGCTTCGTCGTGCCCGGCGACGCCCCGGGCCTGTCCTACGGTGCGCCGGAGAGGAAGATGGGCCTGCACGGCGACACCGTGCGCGAGGTCATCTACGACGACGTCCCGGTGACCGACGACCGGCAGATCGGCGACCTGGGGCGCGGGGTGCCGATGGCCCTCGCCGGGCTCGACACGGGCCGCCTCGGCATCGCCGCCGTCGCCACCGGGCTCGCCCAGGCCGCGCTCGACGTCGCCGCCAGGTACGCCAACGAGCGCGAGCAGTTCGGTCGGACGATCGCGAGCAACCAGGGCCTGGCCTTCCTCCTGGCCGACATGGAGGCGGCCGTGACGAGCGCCCGGGCGACCTACCTGCACGCCGCTCGGCTGCGGGACGCGGGGCGCCCCTACGGCAAGGAGGCCGCGGTCGCCAAGCTCATCGCCACCGATGCCTCGATGCGGGTGACGACCGACGCGATCCAGGTGCTCGGCGGGGCCGGCTACACGCAGGACTTCCCCGTGGAGCGCTACTTCCGCGAGGCCAAGGTGACCCAGATCTTCGAGGGGACCAACCAGATCCAGCGGTTGGTGATCTCGCGCCACCTGCTCGCTGGACTCTGA
- a CDS encoding type II toxin-antitoxin system HicA family toxin, whose amino-acid sequence MKRRDLLKALRAEARRQGFDLVIREGGSHTKVEIGERSSVVPRHAEINEMTARSILKQMGARQ is encoded by the coding sequence ATGAAGCGTAGAGATCTCCTCAAGGCGCTGCGTGCAGAGGCGCGACGTCAGGGCTTCGATTTGGTCATCCGCGAGGGCGGCAGCCACACCAAGGTGGAGATTGGCGAGCGATCGAGCGTGGTTCCGCGCCATGCCGAGATCAACGAGATGACTGCGCGATCGATCCTCAAACAGATGGGAGCACGCCAGTGA
- a CDS encoding glucosyl-3-phosphoglycerate synthase, with protein sequence MRAPTRDWLARHSHVHGDFDAADLVERLEAKGERVTVVIPARNEAATVGEVVTGLRHELVERVPLVSELVVIDSDSDDDTSAVAADAGATVHRSDEIAAHLGSHPGKGEALWKSLFVTSGDLLVFVDADLTEWGPHFVTGLVGALTADPATMLVKGWYDRVLDVPGQSPSTEGGRVTELVARPVLDLWWPDLAGVVQPLAGEWAARRALMESLTVPTGYGVEIASLIDTHRRLGLGAIAQVDLGARAHRHQKDHDLAVMAAELLAVVHARRDGEPREVEVVADELEQFTRDGGWRTRPVPLVQRPPAVTQTGYSEGLA encoded by the coding sequence ATGCGCGCTCCGACCCGTGACTGGCTCGCCAGGCACAGTCATGTCCATGGGGACTTCGACGCAGCAGACCTCGTCGAGCGCCTGGAGGCGAAGGGGGAGCGGGTCACCGTCGTCATCCCGGCCCGCAACGAGGCCGCCACCGTCGGCGAGGTCGTCACCGGCCTGCGTCACGAGCTCGTCGAGCGCGTGCCGCTCGTCAGCGAGCTCGTCGTCATCGACTCCGACTCCGACGACGACACCTCGGCCGTGGCCGCCGACGCGGGCGCCACGGTCCACCGGTCCGACGAGATTGCCGCCCACCTCGGTAGCCACCCCGGCAAGGGCGAAGCGCTGTGGAAGTCGCTCTTCGTCACCTCTGGCGACCTCCTCGTCTTCGTCGACGCAGATCTCACCGAGTGGGGACCACACTTCGTCACCGGCCTGGTCGGCGCGCTGACCGCGGACCCGGCGACGATGCTCGTCAAGGGCTGGTACGACCGCGTGCTCGACGTGCCGGGACAGTCCCCGAGCACCGAAGGGGGCCGCGTCACCGAGCTCGTCGCCCGCCCGGTCCTCGACCTGTGGTGGCCCGATCTGGCTGGGGTCGTCCAGCCGCTCGCCGGCGAGTGGGCGGCCCGCCGCGCCCTCATGGAGTCGTTGACCGTGCCCACCGGCTACGGCGTCGAGATCGCCTCCCTCATCGACACCCACCGACGACTCGGACTCGGCGCGATAGCCCAGGTCGACCTCGGCGCTCGCGCCCACCGCCACCAGAAGGACCACGACCTCGCGGTCATGGCCGCCGAGCTGCTCGCGGTCGTCCACGCCCGCCGCGACGGCGAGCCCCGCGAGGTCGAGGTCGTCGCGGACGAGCTGGAGCAGTTCACCCGGGACGGGGGCTGGCGCACCCGACCGGTCCCGCTCGTCCAGCGGCCCCCGGCCGTGACCCAGACCGGCTACTCCGAGGGACTCGCATGA
- a CDS encoding GntR family transcriptional regulator produces MSAAVTINLVDPTPPYEQVRRQLTTFIETGQLQPGDRLPSVRQLASDLGLAAGTVARAYKELEGSGLVTTRRGAGTRVAPRPESASPAAVTLLDDAAESYLARAATLGATPEQAALALERVTRRR; encoded by the coding sequence GTGAGCGCGGCCGTCACCATCAACCTCGTCGATCCGACTCCGCCGTACGAGCAGGTGCGTCGCCAGCTGACGACCTTCATCGAGACGGGACAGCTGCAGCCGGGCGATCGGCTCCCTTCGGTCCGGCAGCTCGCGAGCGACCTCGGCCTGGCCGCAGGCACGGTCGCCCGGGCGTACAAGGAGTTGGAGGGGTCCGGCCTCGTCACGACCCGCCGCGGCGCCGGCACCCGCGTCGCACCCCGACCGGAGTCGGCGAGCCCGGCCGCCGTCACGCTCCTCGACGACGCCGCGGAGTCCTACCTCGCGCGGGCAGCCACCCTCGGGGCGACGCCCGAGCAGGCGGCGCTGGCCCTGGAGCGGGTGACCCGGCGGCGGTAG
- a CDS encoding transporter substrate-binding domain-containing protein yields the protein MRRLLAMALLPLLLVASGCSDPGSALSRAESTGILNVGVVDNPPLTVPDGGGDVSGPAADMITGYADSIGAHPSWQVGELDALAAAVDRGEVDVIIGANSPTKGVTATASSATGGVVLVGEQEEPLKDSISAWLADQG from the coding sequence ATGCGCCGACTCCTCGCGATGGCCCTGCTGCCGCTACTGCTCGTGGCGAGCGGCTGCTCGGACCCCGGGTCGGCGCTCTCCCGCGCGGAGAGCACGGGGATCCTCAATGTCGGGGTCGTCGACAACCCGCCGCTGACCGTGCCGGACGGTGGCGGCGACGTCAGCGGTCCGGCCGCGGACATGATCACCGGCTACGCCGACTCGATCGGCGCCCACCCGAGCTGGCAGGTCGGTGAACTCGACGCGTTGGCCGCCGCCGTGGACCGCGGCGAGGTGGACGTGATCATCGGCGCCAATAGCCCGACGAAGGGGGTCACCGCCACCGCCTCGTCCGCCACCGGCGGCGTCGTGCTCGTGGGTGAGCAGGAGGAGCCGCTGAAGGACTCGATCAGTGCGTGGTTGGCGGACCAGGGCTGA
- a CDS encoding thermonuclease family protein — protein sequence MPSLTSVIIASVATAAVGVSGLVAIGVTAGDRATVVKIVDGDTIDVQYEGAEHRVRLLNIDTPEIGGAAKDTECLATEAKRYVQERIPVGSSVRLMWDRDHDDPYGRQLRGVFSNGLVNADIVRNGLAVPMHIDPNDRYKDDIDEAFAEASANNRGFFDPLQECTLAARTERVDSAAAAGNTRTAQHEAAGLLALLGDPDSFTARALSHSGRATAIQHLMDVVNKPARSAAKKTSKPAPSRTRTSTPDHSTTSKRSSTPPSPKPTLTTKPTAKPTSTPRATTATRTTRPPPPRTQSSPPPAPPTTHTPPPAPAPRTTSTPAPPPPASTRPNNAAPCRSYAPGGKTFTYIDCDTRQPL from the coding sequence ATGCCCAGCCTCACAAGTGTCATCATCGCGTCAGTCGCGACGGCCGCCGTCGGCGTCTCCGGACTCGTCGCCATCGGAGTCACCGCGGGCGACAGGGCAACGGTGGTCAAGATCGTCGACGGCGACACCATCGACGTGCAGTACGAAGGTGCGGAGCACCGCGTGCGCCTGCTCAACATCGACACACCAGAGATCGGCGGCGCGGCCAAGGACACCGAGTGTCTCGCGACCGAGGCAAAGCGATACGTGCAGGAGCGGATCCCGGTTGGGTCGAGTGTCCGACTCATGTGGGACCGCGACCACGACGACCCGTATGGCCGCCAGTTGCGCGGGGTGTTCAGCAACGGTCTCGTCAACGCCGACATCGTTCGCAACGGTCTGGCCGTGCCGATGCACATCGACCCCAATGACAGATACAAGGATGACATCGACGAGGCCTTCGCAGAAGCATCGGCAAACAACCGAGGATTTTTCGATCCCTTGCAGGAGTGCACCCTCGCCGCCAGGACCGAGCGGGTGGACTCGGCGGCCGCGGCAGGCAACACGAGGACCGCACAGCATGAAGCTGCGGGCCTGCTCGCTCTGCTCGGCGACCCCGACAGTTTCACTGCTCGCGCCCTGAGCCACTCCGGCCGGGCCACGGCCATCCAGCACCTCATGGATGTCGTCAACAAGCCAGCCAGATCGGCCGCCAAGAAGACATCGAAGCCGGCGCCCTCACGGACCAGGACGTCAACTCCCGACCACTCCACGACGTCCAAGCGCTCAAGCACGCCACCTTCACCCAAGCCGACGTTGACGACCAAGCCCACTGCGAAGCCGACGTCGACACCGAGGGCGACCACTGCGACGCGAACCACGAGGCCTCCGCCGCCGCGGACACAGTCCTCGCCCCCTCCGGCTCCGCCGACCACCCACACCCCGCCGCCGGCGCCTGCTCCACGGACGACGAGCACGCCAGCGCCGCCACCTCCGGCCAGCACCCGGCCCAACAACGCTGCCCCGTGCCGTAGCTATGCTCCGGGCGGTAAGACCTTCACCTACATCGATTGCGACACCCGGCAGCCACTGTGA
- a CDS encoding MFS transporter encodes MTGTVQLHNIGRRRAYAIWGMGLAVYVLAVFHRTSLGVAGLLAADRFGINASQLATFTVLQLAVYAGMQVPVGVLLDRYGSKVLIASGLVCMTAGQLWFSYAESFQSGLAARALIGAGDAMVFTSLLRLVALWFLVRQAPVVTQVTGMIGQMGAVAAAVPLSAALHSWGWTRTYTIAASLGLFLLIGVVLFIKDSPYERAAVERIKIRALRESLTEVWRDPGTRLGLSVHFTAQFAPTVFALLWGYPFLVSGQGLSPTQASTLLTLMTFVALIAGPTIGRWTGRHPYYRSVMALAVVGAIALVWAIVLAMPGPSPLWLLVILVAVTAVGGPGSMIAFDLARSFHRSERYGRASGVVNMGGFVASLVTMALIGLVLDRLAPGGPETYTLNDFRIAMSVQFLMWGFGAWMILRYRQRSLARVSRSPGAMEALRDGDALLPGISRDHED; translated from the coding sequence GTGACCGGGACCGTCCAGCTGCACAACATCGGGCGCCGCCGCGCCTACGCCATCTGGGGCATGGGCTTGGCGGTCTATGTCCTCGCCGTCTTCCACCGCACCTCGCTGGGCGTCGCGGGCCTGCTCGCCGCCGACCGGTTCGGGATCAACGCCAGCCAGCTGGCCACCTTCACCGTGCTGCAGCTGGCCGTCTACGCGGGCATGCAGGTCCCCGTCGGGGTGCTGCTCGACCGCTACGGCTCCAAGGTCCTCATCGCCAGCGGCCTGGTCTGCATGACGGCGGGCCAGCTGTGGTTCTCCTACGCCGAGAGCTTCCAGAGCGGCCTCGCGGCCCGCGCCCTCATCGGTGCCGGCGACGCGATGGTCTTCACCTCGCTGCTGCGGCTCGTCGCCCTGTGGTTCCTCGTGCGGCAGGCTCCGGTCGTCACCCAGGTCACCGGGATGATCGGGCAGATGGGCGCCGTCGCCGCGGCGGTCCCGCTGAGCGCCGCGCTGCACAGCTGGGGCTGGACCCGCACCTACACGATCGCCGCCTCGCTGGGCCTCTTCCTGCTCATCGGCGTGGTCCTCTTCATCAAGGACTCGCCCTACGAGCGGGCCGCGGTCGAGCGGATCAAGATCCGCGCCCTGCGGGAGAGCCTCACCGAGGTCTGGCGAGACCCGGGCACCCGGCTGGGGCTCTCGGTGCACTTCACCGCCCAGTTCGCCCCGACGGTCTTCGCGCTGCTGTGGGGCTACCCCTTCCTCGTCTCGGGGCAGGGGCTGAGCCCGACGCAGGCGTCCACGCTGCTCACGCTGATGACCTTCGTCGCGCTCATCGCCGGGCCCACCATCGGCCGCTGGACCGGCCGTCACCCCTACTACCGCTCCGTCATGGCGCTCGCCGTCGTGGGCGCGATCGCCCTCGTCTGGGCGATCGTCCTGGCCATGCCGGGCCCGTCCCCGCTGTGGCTGCTCGTCATCCTCGTCGCGGTCACCGCCGTCGGCGGCCCCGGCTCGATGATCGCCTTCGACCTCGCGCGCAGCTTCCACCGCAGCGAGCGCTACGGGCGCGCGTCCGGTGTGGTCAACATGGGCGGTTTCGTCGCGTCCCTCGTGACGATGGCCCTCATCGGTCTGGTCCTCGACCGGCTGGCGCCGGGCGGCCCCGAGACCTACACACTCAACGACTTCCGGATCGCGATGAGCGTGCAGTTCCTCATGTGGGGCTTCGGCGCGTGGATGATCCTGCGCTACCGCCAGCGCAGCCTCGCGCGCGTGTCCCGCAGCCCCGGCGCCATGGAGGCGCTGCGGGACGGCGACGCACTGCTGCCCGGGATCTCCCGGGACCACGAGGACTGA
- a CDS encoding SigE family RNA polymerase sigma factor, whose product MALRRDRRADDERFAEFVDIASPGLLHTAWLLTGNHHASVELVQAALVKTYMAWSRVDPGTSVAYARRVLVNHAHDTWRRGSREVGVDSFFDDIQPGSSPMDAVDSRDLVVRLLADLPTRQREVVVLRHYCGMPEKEVAATLGIAEGTVKSHLSRGMAALRTTLVMEKEQS is encoded by the coding sequence ATGGCGTTGCGACGTGACCGTCGAGCCGATGATGAGCGCTTCGCCGAGTTCGTCGACATCGCATCGCCGGGGCTCTTGCACACCGCCTGGCTCCTGACGGGCAACCACCACGCCAGCGTCGAGCTGGTGCAGGCCGCCTTGGTCAAGACGTACATGGCCTGGTCCCGAGTGGACCCGGGCACTTCCGTGGCATACGCGAGGAGGGTGCTGGTCAATCATGCCCACGACACCTGGCGTCGGGGCAGTCGCGAGGTCGGTGTCGATTCCTTCTTCGACGACATCCAGCCGGGCTCCTCGCCGATGGACGCGGTCGACAGCCGTGATCTCGTCGTGCGCCTCTTGGCCGACCTACCGACGCGGCAGCGAGAGGTCGTGGTCCTGCGGCACTACTGCGGCATGCCCGAGAAGGAGGTCGCGGCCACGCTCGGGATCGCCGAAGGAACCGTCAAGTCCCACCTGTCCCGGGGCATGGCCGCACTCCGAACGACCCTCGTCATGGAGAAGGAGCAGTCATGA
- a CDS encoding XRE family transcriptional regulator — protein sequence MKVTAQVVRSGDWWAIEVPEFPGVFTQVKRLDQAAVMVADAVATMTGVDPSEVEVSVRASLRPELQHDVDEAIRLRHEAEEARATATRQLAQAVTDVLGAGLTVRDAATLLEISPQRVSQVARA from the coding sequence GTGAAGGTCACCGCTCAGGTTGTTCGATCCGGGGACTGGTGGGCCATCGAGGTCCCGGAGTTCCCTGGTGTCTTTACCCAGGTCAAGCGTCTCGACCAGGCGGCGGTCATGGTCGCTGACGCTGTCGCGACCATGACCGGTGTCGATCCGAGCGAGGTCGAGGTGTCGGTCCGTGCGTCGCTGCGACCGGAGCTCCAGCACGATGTGGACGAGGCAATCCGGCTTCGACACGAGGCCGAGGAGGCCCGTGCGACAGCGACCCGGCAGCTGGCTCAAGCTGTCACCGACGTCCTCGGCGCGGGCCTGACGGTCCGTGACGCAGCGACGCTGCTGGAGATCTCACCCCAGCGGGTGTCGCAGGTGGCTCGGGCCTGA